A region from the Arcobacter sp. LA11 genome encodes:
- a CDS encoding DNA cytosine methyltransferase, whose product MANSYLKEINSLIPNVKYDLKVLDLFAGCGGLSLGFESLGYETIGYECNDVFSSTYKKNLSGYCNTEYLTEDTEYENVKVIIGGPPCQPFSVNGKQKGKDDLRNGFPAYLSAIKRIDPEIFLFENVRGMLYKNKEYFEKILSDLKSLGYIVEYKLVRASNYGVPQNRERVFVIGHKGGFKFPEETKEKITVAEAIGDIAYNITENVKWLTPKMDEYIARYEEKSKCKTPRDLHFDKPARTLTCRNLYGATADMLRVKMPDGRRRMLSVREAARLQSFPDSYEFHGSQNKQLEQIGNAVPPLLGYKFAEQIHKYLLDRDLVKVKNKILFEEQSLFDVKYTG is encoded by the coding sequence GTGGCTAATTCTTATCTAAAAGAAATTAATAGTTTAATACCAAATGTTAAATATGATTTAAAAGTACTTGATTTATTTGCTGGTTGTGGTGGCTTATCTCTTGGCTTTGAGTCTTTAGGTTATGAAACAATTGGATATGAATGCAATGATGTATTTTCATCTACATACAAAAAGAATTTATCAGGATATTGTAATACTGAATACTTAACAGAAGATACAGAATATGAAAATGTAAAAGTTATTATTGGTGGTCCACCTTGTCAACCATTTAGTGTAAATGGGAAACAAAAAGGGAAAGATGATTTGAGAAATGGTTTTCCCGCATATTTATCAGCAATAAAGAGAATTGACCCCGAGATATTTTTATTTGAGAATGTAAGAGGTATGTTGTATAAAAATAAAGAGTATTTTGAAAAAATACTTAGTGATTTGAAGTCTTTAGGGTACATTGTTGAGTATAAGCTTGTTAGAGCATCTAATTATGGTGTTCCTCAAAATAGAGAAAGAGTTTTTGTTATTGGACATAAAGGTGGCTTTAAATTTCCAGAAGAAACTAAAGAAAAAATTACTGTTGCGGAAGCAATAGGTGATATTGCTTATAATATTACAGAAAATGTAAAGTGGCTTACTCCTAAAATGGATGAATATATTGCAAGGTATGAGGAAAAGTCTAAATGTAAAACACCAAGAGATTTACATTTTGATAAGCCAGCTAGAACTTTGACTTGTCGAAATCTATATGGAGCAACAGCTGATATGCTGAGAGTAAAAATGCCAGATGGTAGAAGAAGAATGTTATCTGTTAGAGAAGCAGCAAGATTGCAAAGTTTTCCAGATTCTTATGAGTTTCATGGGTCTCAGAATAAACAATTAGAACAAATTGGTAATGCTGTACCACCTTTACTAGGTTATAAGTTTGCAGAACAAATACATAAATATTTGCTTGATAGAGATTTAGTAAAAGTTAAAAATAAAATTTTATTTGAAGAACAATCTTTATTTGATGTTAAGTATACAGGATAA
- a CDS encoding winged helix-turn-helix domain-containing protein, whose translation MSQDITITLSKEMELFLSKKAKKKEIPLKNTIEELINEQINNKIHFDEGFYFDKLKNKLFKADGRIIEFTKLQSGLFHLLLEKHGEIVSFETIHNEVWKNKKMSIFTMRNVVKRIRDLTYYGIIVNHSNLGYSLGETKD comes from the coding sequence ATGAGTCAAGATATTACAATTACATTATCAAAGGAAATGGAATTATTCTTATCTAAAAAGGCTAAAAAAAAAGAAATACCTCTTAAAAATACAATAGAAGAACTTATTAACGAACAAATAAATAATAAAATTCATTTTGATGAAGGTTTTTACTTTGATAAGCTAAAGAATAAACTATTTAAAGCAGATGGAAGAATAATAGAATTTACAAAACTACAAAGTGGTCTTTTTCACCTTTTACTTGAAAAGCATGGTGAAATCGTAAGCTTTGAAACGATACATAATGAAGTTTGGAAAAACAAGAAGATGTCCATATTCACAATGAGAAATGTTGTTAAAAGAATTAGAGACTTAACATATTATGGGATTATTGTAAATCATTCTAATCTAGGTTATTCATTAGGAGAAACCAAAGATTAG
- a CDS encoding cache domain-containing protein has protein sequence MIKNDENQILQIIKYTPPIFILLASILITFTLYLDHKKTLDKEKKLIKSSFIKNEKKRIQQNINSIIYYIDKVDNKTEVKLKRKLSKQIINAKAIISGIYENNKNSKDKKEIIKLIKDALQNIRFNEGRGYFFINQMDGISVFHPIFPKREGKNIFKEKDSKGIIRFQKVQKVIKEKNKGFEYFYFFNPNNKDIQEKKLAYVEYFKPYDWMIGTGEYIKDFKKNIQSDVLEYISSLRLGNENNYIFVMNYDGTFLYHPEKELEGKNISKDKSLSKMEPFFQKIEKLIPKDGGYYEVIQSSKSDAKKDTKKISYFKTYSKWDWIISTGFYEEDIQEELIEKSDYLEKKYTNYINTIIISSLLSTLILLFVSFYISKTLETKFLNYKKRIKKEITENEKQKNKLKKAQAVAQIGDWELNLNTMKALWSEEVLKIFGLEGKSIHAGPEFLKTIMHSKDWSAFECSMQRCINNFEEHKCIYRIFKPNGDVRWIDCRGQINKETNSVHGVIQDITDNKRLELEKFEKEELLYRQSKMAAMGEMLGNIAHQWRQPLSAISTASTGVKLQKELDLLEDKNLLTSMSLINESAQYLSQTIEDFRNFYKPKDELSYIKISKLIDKTLNLISAQFIAKDISIIKNIEDIEIYSLENELIQVLINILNNARDALLLRDNTKKLIFINVFIKNEQVYIEIFDNAGGIKNEILDRIFEPYFTTKHKTQGTGIGLYMSEEIVIKHLHGNIIAFNKTFTYENEKYTGAKFKIVLDKKI, from the coding sequence ATGATTAAAAATGACGAAAACCAAATACTACAAATAATAAAATATACCCCTCCAATTTTTATATTACTTGCTAGTATACTTATTACATTTACCCTTTATTTAGATCATAAAAAAACTTTAGACAAAGAAAAAAAATTAATAAAAAGTTCATTTATCAAAAATGAGAAAAAAAGAATTCAACAAAACATTAATAGTATTATTTATTATATAGATAAAGTAGATAATAAAACTGAAGTCAAACTAAAAAGAAAACTATCAAAACAAATAATAAATGCAAAAGCGATCATTTCAGGAATTTATGAAAATAATAAAAATTCAAAAGATAAAAAAGAAATAATAAAATTAATAAAAGATGCACTTCAAAATATAAGATTCAATGAAGGAAGAGGCTACTTTTTTATAAATCAAATGGATGGTATCAGTGTTTTTCATCCTATATTTCCTAAAAGAGAAGGCAAAAATATTTTTAAAGAAAAGGACTCAAAAGGAATTATAAGATTTCAAAAGGTTCAGAAAGTAATTAAAGAAAAAAATAAAGGATTTGAATATTTTTATTTTTTTAATCCAAATAATAAAGATATACAAGAGAAAAAACTTGCCTATGTTGAATACTTCAAACCCTATGATTGGATGATTGGCACAGGAGAATATATAAAAGACTTTAAAAAAAATATCCAAAGTGACGTACTAGAGTATATTTCAAGTTTAAGATTAGGCAATGAAAATAACTATATTTTTGTAATGAACTATGACGGAACTTTTTTGTACCATCCAGAAAAAGAATTAGAAGGTAAAAATATTTCTAAAGATAAGTCTCTTTCTAAAATGGAACCATTTTTCCAGAAAATAGAAAAACTTATCCCAAAAGATGGAGGGTACTATGAGGTTATTCAAAGTAGTAAATCTGATGCAAAAAAAGATACAAAGAAAATTTCATATTTCAAAACATACTCAAAATGGGACTGGATTATAAGTACAGGTTTTTATGAAGAAGATATTCAAGAAGAACTTATAGAAAAAAGTGACTATTTAGAAAAAAAATATACAAACTATATTAATACAATTATTATTTCAAGTCTGCTTTCTACGTTAATTTTACTTTTTGTATCTTTTTATATTTCAAAAACTCTTGAAACCAAATTTCTAAATTACAAAAAACGTATTAAAAAAGAAATTACAGAAAATGAAAAACAAAAAAATAAGCTAAAAAAAGCCCAAGCAGTTGCACAAATTGGTGATTGGGAACTCAACTTAAATACAATGAAAGCCTTATGGTCAGAAGAAGTATTAAAAATATTTGGACTAGAAGGAAAAAGTATACATGCAGGACCTGAATTTTTAAAAACTATTATGCATAGCAAAGACTGGTCAGCTTTCGAATGTTCAATGCAAAGATGTATAAATAATTTTGAAGAGCACAAATGTATTTATAGAATATTTAAACCAAATGGTGATGTAAGGTGGATTGATTGTAGAGGACAAATTAATAAAGAAACAAATTCTGTTCATGGAGTAATACAAGATATTACAGATAATAAAAGACTAGAACTTGAAAAATTTGAAAAAGAGGAATTACTATATAGACAAAGTAAAATGGCTGCGATGGGAGAGATGTTAGGAAATATTGCTCATCAATGGAGACAACCTTTATCAGCAATTTCTACGGCTTCAACTGGGGTGAAGTTGCAAAAAGAATTAGATTTATTAGAAGATAAAAATCTCTTAACTTCAATGTCCTTAATAAATGAATCTGCACAATACCTTTCTCAAACTATTGAAGATTTTAGAAACTTTTATAAGCCAAAAGATGAACTTTCATATATAAAGATTAGCAAATTAATTGATAAAACATTAAATCTAATTTCTGCACAGTTTATTGCAAAAGATATATCGATAATAAAAAACATAGAAGATATTGAAATCTATTCATTAGAAAATGAACTTATTCAAGTATTAATAAATATTTTAAATAATGCACGAGATGCTTTACTTTTAAGAGATAATACAAAAAAACTAATATTTATAAACGTATTCATTAAAAATGAACAAGTGTACATAGAAATTTTTGATAATGCAGGTGGAATAAAAAATGAAATATTAGATAGAATATTTGAACCATATTTTACTACAAAACATAAAACTCAAGGGACAGGAATAGGTCTTTATATGAGTGAAGAAATAGTTATAAAACATCTTCATGGAAATATCATTGCTTTTAATAAAACTTTTACATATGAAAATGAAAAATACACAGGAGCAAAGTTCAAAATAGTATTAGATAAGAAAATCTAA